In Pedobacter heparinus DSM 2366, the following are encoded in one genomic region:
- a CDS encoding helix-turn-helix transcriptional regulator, with the protein MQSQIKLHLAAIPSGGQTDDPFYSCSAMPLRMAQVQKFGMNQGCLLVQSASHYLAHIELFEYKLEQQANIHFSVNEPSFFMYANLNQNSCWLCYRPAGKYQETIASGAHQLLLITFRPDWLIYKCHKMEELKPFTAFYRNAESAYNRLPSFDIAANLFNALQKMDAKGSDLIADADGYIFINHCLNKYYRKLAGQNPTHNYHLEKAAAIARFVKENYASAMVDDLPKIADRFMVSERSLARLARLAFGIPLHEQVINLRMASAFSLLSTTNKPIYEIAQLNGYNDPHYFSKAFKKYYGILPKSVEKTSKKLSVQEKITG; encoded by the coding sequence ATGCAATCACAAATCAAATTACATCTGGCTGCCATACCATCAGGGGGCCAGACGGATGATCCGTTCTACAGTTGCAGCGCCATGCCCTTACGGATGGCGCAGGTTCAGAAATTTGGTATGAACCAAGGCTGTCTACTTGTTCAGTCGGCCAGTCATTACCTGGCCCATATTGAATTGTTCGAGTATAAGCTTGAACAACAGGCAAATATTCATTTCTCTGTAAATGAACCTTCTTTTTTTATGTATGCCAATCTGAATCAGAATTCCTGCTGGCTGTGTTACCGACCGGCCGGTAAATACCAAGAAACCATTGCTTCGGGGGCTCATCAGCTGCTGCTGATCACCTTCAGGCCCGACTGGCTAATCTATAAATGTCATAAAATGGAAGAACTGAAACCCTTTACGGCATTTTATCGCAACGCGGAAAGCGCATACAACAGGCTGCCATCCTTTGATATCGCTGCAAACCTGTTCAACGCTTTACAAAAAATGGATGCCAAGGGCAGCGATTTAATAGCCGATGCAGATGGTTATATTTTTATTAACCACTGCCTCAATAAATATTACAGGAAGCTTGCCGGACAAAATCCTACACACAACTATCACTTAGAGAAAGCAGCTGCCATTGCCCGTTTTGTAAAGGAAAATTATGCCTCAGCAATGGTAGATGACCTGCCAAAGATTGCTGATAGGTTTATGGTTTCAGAGCGGAGCCTGGCGCGTCTGGCCAGACTGGCTTTTGGTATTCCCTTACACGAGCAGGTAATCAATTTGCGCATGGCTTCGGCTTTTTCCCTGCTTTCTACTACCAACAAACCCATCTATGAAATTGCTCAGCTTAATGGTTACAATGATCCGCATTATTTTAGTAAGGCCTTTAAAAAATACTATGGCATATTGCCAAAAAGTGTTGAAAAAACATCTAAAAAATTAAGTGTTCAAGAAAAAATAACAGGCTAA
- a CDS encoding MauE/DoxX family redox-associated membrane protein: MQITLNKEPKLQLSDKTRAIITDIAIYLFVILFMYTAASKLLTIKSFASTLAKSPLIGSYSLIVAWAIPIIEMVISILLIIPQVKKWGLYASFFLMITFTAYLMYMVFSGSKLPCHCGGVISEMTWQQHIWFNLGFVALAITGLVLNYKKK, translated from the coding sequence ATGCAAATTACACTGAACAAAGAACCCAAATTGCAGTTGTCTGATAAAACAAGGGCAATTATTACAGACATCGCCATTTATCTGTTTGTCATACTTTTTATGTATACAGCAGCAAGTAAATTGTTGACCATAAAATCTTTTGCGAGTACCCTTGCCAAGTCGCCCTTAATCGGGAGTTACAGTCTGATTGTGGCCTGGGCCATACCGATCATTGAAATGGTGATCAGTATTTTGCTGATCATTCCGCAAGTTAAAAAATGGGGACTCTACGCATCATTTTTTCTGATGATCACCTTTACGGCATACCTGATGTACATGGTTTTTTCCGGCAGCAAGCTTCCTTGTCATTGCGGAGGGGTAATCAGTGAAATGACCTGGCAGCAGCACATCTGGTTTAACTTGGGTTTTGTGGCGCTGGCTATTACAGGATTGGTTCTAAACTATAAAAAGAAATAA